One genomic window of Pseudomonadales bacterium includes the following:
- the atpG gene encoding F0F1 ATP synthase subunit gamma, giving the protein MSGAKEVRTQIASVKSTQKITKAMEKVAFSKMRKAQERMAHGKPYAARIRSVIGHIANATPEYKHRYMSARAVKRVGYIVVSTDRGLCGGLNTNEFKLIVKSMKEWSDQGVAVDICAVGSKAQAFFRSFGGNVVASVRDLGDDASIVDLLGSVKVMLDAFDDEKIDRLFVVYNQFVNTMTQQPVAEQLLPLPADETLTRAHNWDYLYEPDAQTLLDGLLTRYVESQVFQGFVENKACEMAARMVAMKNATENAGQMIDDLQLLYNKARQAAITQELSEIVSGAAAV; this is encoded by the coding sequence ATGTCAGGCGCCAAAGAGGTACGCACCCAGATTGCCAGCGTGAAAAGTACGCAAAAAATCACCAAGGCAATGGAAAAGGTGGCGTTCAGTAAAATGCGTAAAGCGCAGGAGCGTATGGCTCACGGTAAGCCGTACGCTGCGCGCATTCGCAGCGTGATTGGTCACATTGCCAATGCCACGCCAGAGTACAAACACCGTTATATGAGCGCGCGCGCAGTGAAGCGCGTGGGTTACATCGTTGTATCAACAGATCGCGGCTTGTGCGGCGGTTTGAACACCAATGAATTTAAGTTGATCGTAAAATCCATGAAAGAGTGGAGTGATCAAGGTGTTGCTGTTGATATCTGCGCGGTCGGTAGCAAGGCTCAAGCATTTTTCCGCAGCTTTGGTGGCAATGTTGTCGCTTCCGTGCGCGATTTAGGTGATGACGCTTCTATCGTTGATTTGCTGGGTAGCGTCAAAGTGATGCTCGATGCATTCGATGACGAAAAAATTGACCGTTTGTTTGTGGTGTATAACCAATTTGTCAACACGATGACGCAGCAACCTGTTGCTGAGCAGTTGTTGCCGCTGCCTGCTGATGAAACACTGACGCGCGCGCATAACTGGGATTATCTCTACGAGCCGGATGCACAAACGCTGCTGGATGGCTTGCTGACGCGCTATGTAGAGTCGCAAGTTTTCCAAGGTTTTGTGGAAAACAAAGCTTGTGAAATGGCTGCAAGAATGGTGGCGATGAAAAACGCAACCGAAAATGCGGGTCAAATGATTGATGACTTGCAGTTGTTGTATAACAAAGCGCGCCAAGCGGCAATCACGCAAGAGTTGTCAGAAATTGTTAGTGGCGCAGCAGCAGTTTAA
- the atpA gene encoding F0F1 ATP synthase subunit alpha — MQQLNPSEISEVIKSRIEKLDVSTQARNEGTIVSVSDGIVRIHGLADVMYGEMIEFTGGVFGMALNLERDSVGAVVLGDYQKLAEGQTCHTTGRILEVPVGPELEGRVVDALGNPIDGKGAINAKQLDPIEKVAPGVIARKSVDQPVQTGYKAVDAMVPIGRGQRELIIGDRQVGKTAFAVDAIINQKGTGIKCIYVAIGQKQSTVANVVRKLEEHGAMAHTTVVVAGASDPAAMLFLAPFAGCSMGEYYRDRGQDALIIYDDLTKQAWAYRQISLLLRRPPGREAYPGDVFYLHSRLLERAARVNEEYVEKFTNGAVKGKTGSLTALPVIETQAGDVSAFVPTNVISITDGQIFLESSLFNAGIRPAMNAGISVSRVGGAAQTKIVKKLGGGVRLALAQYRELQAFAQFASDLDEATRAQLQHGQRVTELMKQKQYAPLSVAEMGVLLYAVDNKFLDDVAVNKIGSFEASLLSYLHAEHGALLAKINEAGDYNADIEAGIRAALEKFKATQTW, encoded by the coding sequence ATGCAGCAACTGAATCCTTCAGAAATCAGTGAAGTCATCAAGAGCAGAATTGAAAAGCTCGATGTTTCTACGCAAGCGCGCAACGAAGGCACAATCGTTTCTGTGTCTGACGGTATTGTGCGTATTCACGGTCTCGCTGATGTTATGTACGGTGAAATGATTGAGTTCACCGGCGGCGTATTTGGCATGGCGCTGAACTTGGAGCGCGATTCCGTTGGTGCGGTGGTATTGGGTGACTATCAGAAGTTGGCTGAAGGCCAAACTTGCCACACCACAGGCCGTATTCTTGAAGTGCCAGTTGGTCCTGAATTGGAAGGTCGTGTGGTTGATGCTCTCGGTAATCCTATCGATGGCAAAGGCGCTATCAACGCTAAACAATTGGATCCGATTGAGAAAGTAGCGCCGGGTGTAATCGCGCGTAAATCGGTCGATCAGCCAGTGCAAACAGGCTATAAAGCGGTTGACGCGATGGTGCCAATCGGTCGCGGTCAGCGTGAGTTGATCATCGGTGACCGTCAGGTGGGTAAAACAGCGTTTGCTGTCGATGCCATCATCAACCAAAAAGGCACAGGCATTAAGTGTATTTATGTGGCGATCGGTCAGAAGCAATCGACCGTTGCTAACGTGGTAAGAAAGCTGGAAGAACATGGCGCAATGGCGCACACCACCGTGGTGGTGGCGGGTGCATCGGATCCTGCTGCAATGTTGTTCTTGGCGCCATTTGCTGGCTGCTCTATGGGTGAGTACTACCGTGATCGCGGTCAGGACGCGCTGATTATTTATGACGATTTGACTAAACAAGCTTGGGCTTATCGTCAAATTTCTTTGCTGCTGCGCCGTCCTCCAGGTCGTGAAGCATATCCTGGTGATGTGTTCTATTTGCACTCGCGTTTGTTGGAGCGCGCTGCGCGCGTCAACGAAGAATATGTTGAGAAATTCACCAACGGTGCGGTGAAAGGAAAAACCGGTTCTTTGACTGCTCTGCCAGTTATTGAAACACAGGCGGGTGATGTATCTGCTTTCGTTCCTACTAATGTAATTTCGATTACTGACGGTCAGATCTTCTTGGAAAGCTCGCTGTTTAATGCAGGTATTCGTCCAGCCATGAACGCAGGTATTTCGGTATCGCGTGTTGGTGGTGCTGCACAAACTAAAATTGTGAAAAAACTCGGTGGCGGCGTGCGTTTGGCGCTCGCTCAGTATCGTGAATTGCAAGCGTTTGCTCAGTTCGCTTCAGATTTGGATGAAGCAACACGCGCGCAGTTGCAACACGGTCAGCGTGTAACTGAATTGATGAAGCAGAAGCAGTATGCGCCTTTGTCTGTGGCTGAAATGGGTGTGTTGCTGTACGCAGTAGATAACAAATTCTTGGACGATGTTGCTGTCAATAAAATCGGCAGCTTTGAAGCGTCTCTGTTGTCTTATTTGCACGCTGAACACGGCGCATTGTTGGCGAAAATCAACGAAGCGGGTGATTACAACGCTGATATCGAAGCGGGTATTCGCGCAGCGCTCGAAAAATTCAAAGCGACACAAACTTGGTAA
- a CDS encoding F0F1 ATP synthase subunit delta — MAERATLARPYAKAVFEVALGENALVDWQAMLNTAAAVVQTEKLQDKLSVPTSTVEQQAALVRDVCGDTLNAKAGNFIHVLAANKRLGLLPDIAVQFAELKAQKEKVVGVEVVSAFPLEAKATEALSAALSKKWQCNVSLQTSVDAALLGGVVIKAEDVVIDASVRGRIAKLADALIA; from the coding sequence ATGGCTGAGCGCGCAACACTGGCTAGGCCGTATGCAAAAGCAGTTTTCGAGGTTGCCCTCGGTGAGAATGCTTTGGTTGATTGGCAGGCAATGCTGAATACTGCGGCTGCTGTTGTGCAAACAGAAAAGCTGCAGGATAAGTTGTCTGTGCCTACATCAACTGTTGAGCAGCAGGCCGCCTTGGTGCGCGATGTTTGTGGCGATACTTTGAATGCAAAAGCAGGCAACTTCATCCATGTGTTGGCTGCCAATAAGCGATTGGGCTTGTTGCCAGATATCGCGGTGCAGTTTGCCGAGTTGAAAGCGCAAAAAGAAAAAGTGGTTGGCGTTGAAGTGGTTTCTGCCTTTCCGTTGGAAGCAAAAGCCACTGAAGCCTTGTCTGCTGCGTTATCAAAAAAATGGCAGTGCAATGTTTCATTGCAAACCAGTGTTGATGCTGCTCTGTTGGGTGGCGTTGTGATTAAAGCAGAAGATGTGGTGATTGATGCATCCGTTCGCGGTCGAATCGCGAAATTGGCTGATGCATTGATTGCATAA
- a CDS encoding F0F1 ATP synthase subunit B — MNINATMIGQMIFFFLFVAFCAKFVWPAIIGVMAEREKRIADGLENADKANRDLELAKQEAAQKLRQAKDDAAAIIEQANKRATQMVEEAKDQAREEGERLKQAAQAEIDREKNRAREELRKQVAALVLTGAERVLESSIDASKHAGMLDKLAAEL; from the coding sequence GTGAATATCAACGCTACCATGATAGGTCAGATGATCTTCTTCTTTCTGTTCGTGGCTTTCTGCGCGAAATTCGTGTGGCCAGCCATTATTGGCGTCATGGCTGAACGGGAAAAGCGTATTGCAGACGGTCTCGAAAATGCTGATAAGGCGAATCGTGATCTGGAGCTGGCCAAGCAGGAAGCTGCGCAAAAATTGCGTCAGGCAAAAGATGATGCTGCAGCAATTATTGAGCAAGCAAATAAGCGCGCTACTCAGATGGTTGAAGAAGCTAAAGATCAAGCGCGTGAAGAAGGCGAGAGATTGAAGCAGGCCGCGCAAGCCGAAATCGACAGAGAGAAAAACCGCGCGCGCGAAGAGTTGCGCAAGCAGGTTGCTGCGCTGGTGTTGACGGGTGCAGAGCGTGTGTTGGAATCATCCATTGATGCCAGCAAGCACGCCGGTATGCTCGATAAGTTGGCTGCGGAGCTGTAA
- the atpE gene encoding F0F1 ATP synthase subunit C, with amino-acid sequence MGMALIAAALLIGFGALGTAIGFAILGGKLLEGSARQPEIAPMLQGKMFLIAGLLDAVPMIGVGIAMYVLFVIFPALQAANVA; translated from the coding sequence ATGGGTATGGCTCTTATTGCTGCTGCGCTGTTGATTGGTTTTGGCGCATTGGGTACAGCGATTGGCTTCGCAATTTTGGGTGGCAAATTGCTGGAAGGTTCAGCGCGTCAACCAGAAATTGCACCAATGCTGCAAGGTAAAATGTTCTTGATCGCTGGTCTGTTGGATGCGGTGCCAATGATCGGTGTAGGTATCGCGATGTATGTGTTGTTCGTTATCTTCCCAGCGTTGCAAGCTGCTAACGTAGCTTGA
- the atpB gene encoding F0F1 ATP synthase subunit A codes for MSEQAAAAAVAGQGEEGLTIVGYIQHHLQNLCFGRFPDGSWGLAHTSQEAKEMGFWAFHLDSLGWSFVLGALFCWGFAAAVKNIQRDTPRGWQSFVEWVIEFIDNNVKSTFYFHNPVIAPLALTVFMWIFLMNFMDLLPIDLLPKAAALAAGNDHFFFKIVPTTDPNITLGMSFAVFFLMIFYSIQKKGLIGFIKELTFHPFHPSFHGVGLLFAPLLIVINFALETVSLISKPISLGLRLFGNMYAGEMIFILIATLFGAGLFFGLFAGVLQWAWAVFHILIITLQAFVFMVLTIVYMAMAHEVPDEQHP; via the coding sequence ATGTCTGAACAAGCAGCGGCAGCGGCAGTGGCAGGACAGGGCGAAGAAGGCTTGACTATCGTCGGCTATATTCAGCACCACTTGCAAAATCTGTGTTTTGGTCGATTTCCCGATGGCTCTTGGGGATTGGCGCACACCAGTCAAGAAGCGAAAGAGATGGGCTTCTGGGCATTCCATTTGGATTCTTTGGGCTGGTCGTTTGTTTTAGGTGCGCTGTTTTGCTGGGGCTTTGCTGCAGCAGTCAAAAATATTCAGCGCGATACACCTCGCGGTTGGCAAAGCTTTGTTGAGTGGGTAATTGAGTTCATCGATAACAATGTCAAAAGTACCTTTTACTTCCACAATCCGGTGATTGCGCCACTGGCGTTGACCGTATTTATGTGGATATTTTTGATGAACTTTATGGACTTGTTGCCGATTGATTTATTGCCGAAGGCAGCTGCATTGGCTGCGGGCAATGATCACTTCTTCTTTAAAATTGTGCCAACCACGGATCCCAATATTACTTTGGGTATGAGTTTCGCTGTTTTCTTCTTGATGATTTTTTATAGCATCCAGAAAAAAGGCTTGATTGGTTTTATCAAAGAGCTGACCTTCCATCCGTTCCACCCGTCTTTTCATGGTGTGGGGCTGTTGTTTGCTCCTTTATTAATCGTAATAAATTTTGCGCTGGAAACAGTTTCACTGATTTCTAAGCCGATTTCTTTGGGTTTGCGATTGTTTGGAAACATGTACGCTGGTGAAATGATTTTCATCTTGATTGCAACATTGTTTGGCGCTGGATTGTTTTTTGGTCTGTTTGCGGGTGTGCTGCAATGGGCTTGGGCAGTATTTCATATTCTTATCATTACGCTGCAAGCGTTTGTGTTCATGGTGTTGACCATCGTTTATATGGCGATGGCGCACGAAGTGCCAGACGAACAGCATCCTTGA
- a CDS encoding ATP synthase subunit I, with protein sequence MNKAQHTGIPRPPVYRITLVQVAVLAVLTAILWPIWPAGAAALFWGGMVEALPRLYFGIYAFRFVGARQARQVMASFRRGQVGKFVLVAVLFGGLFALNKSVAPAAVFGGYVASWLLGMILSARWLR encoded by the coding sequence GTGAACAAAGCGCAACATACCGGCATTCCTCGCCCCCCCGTTTATCGTATTACCCTAGTTCAAGTTGCTGTATTGGCTGTATTGACCGCGATTTTGTGGCCCATTTGGCCGGCGGGAGCTGCAGCATTGTTTTGGGGTGGTATGGTTGAAGCGCTGCCGAGGTTGTATTTCGGTATTTATGCCTTCCGCTTTGTTGGTGCACGGCAGGCGCGGCAGGTCATGGCTTCGTTTCGGCGAGGTCAGGTAGGAAAGTTTGTGTTAGTGGCAGTGTTATTCGGTGGCTTGTTTGCATTGAACAAGTCAGTTGCGCCAGCGGCAGTGTTTGGAGGCTATGTGGCCTCATGGTTGCTGGGTATGATTTTGAGCGCACGGTGGCTCAGGTAA
- the mnmG gene encoding tRNA uridine-5-carboxymethylaminomethyl(34) synthesis enzyme MnmG: MDYPEHFDVIVIGGGHAGTEACLAAARMGCRTLLLTHNIETLGQMSCNPAIGGIGKSHLVKEVDALGGAMARATDQAGIQFRILNSRKGPAVRATRAQADRVLYKAAIRSILENQPNLQIFQQAVDDLIVQNDAVTGVVTQTGIRFFAPCVVLSTGTFLGGKIHIGLDNHSGGRAGDPPSIALAARLRELPLRVDRLKTGTPPRIDARSVDFSAVQPQPGDTPLPVMSFMGSVSEHPQQVNCYITHTNERTHEIIRGALDRSPMYTGVIEGIGPRYCPSIEDKIHRFADKLSHQVFIEPEGLTTHELYPNGISTSLPFDVQLALVRSIRGMENAHITRPGYAIEYDFFDPRDLQHTLETKPIQGLFFAGQINGTTGYEEAAAQGLLAGINAGLKAQGKPSWYPRRDEAYIGVMIDDLITLGTREPYRMFTSRAEYRLLLREDNADLRLTAKGRELGLVDDARWARFCAKQDGIAGESERLRTTYIHPNTPAADSLVGRLSSPLLREASLMDLLKRPEFGYADIAALKGAAVQDEQVAEQVEISAKYAGYIDRQQEDIERLQRSEAVAIPTGFDYSAVKGLSHEVTHKLTQAQPATIGQASRVPGVTPAAISLLLINLKKKSTSAAPRDDASLAG, translated from the coding sequence ATGGACTACCCAGAACACTTTGATGTGATCGTCATCGGCGGCGGTCACGCTGGCACTGAAGCCTGCCTCGCTGCGGCACGCATGGGCTGTCGCACCCTACTGCTCACGCACAACATCGAAACGCTGGGGCAGATGTCCTGCAATCCTGCCATCGGCGGCATCGGCAAAAGCCACTTGGTGAAGGAAGTCGATGCATTGGGCGGCGCGATGGCGCGCGCCACTGACCAAGCAGGCATCCAATTTCGCATCCTCAATTCGCGCAAAGGCCCTGCAGTACGCGCCACCCGCGCGCAAGCCGATCGCGTGCTGTACAAAGCGGCGATTCGTTCAATCCTAGAAAATCAGCCTAATTTGCAGATTTTCCAGCAGGCTGTGGATGATTTGATCGTGCAAAACGATGCCGTAACCGGTGTGGTGACGCAAACTGGCATTCGCTTTTTTGCGCCCTGTGTCGTGTTGAGCACGGGCACTTTTCTTGGCGGCAAAATTCACATCGGTTTGGATAACCATTCCGGCGGTCGCGCGGGTGATCCACCCTCCATTGCACTCGCCGCAAGATTGCGCGAACTGCCGCTGCGCGTTGATCGCCTGAAAACCGGCACGCCGCCGCGCATCGACGCACGCTCCGTCGATTTCAGCGCCGTGCAGCCGCAACCTGGCGATACACCGCTGCCAGTAATGTCCTTCATGGGTTCGGTGAGCGAACACCCGCAACAGGTGAACTGCTACATCACCCACACCAACGAGCGCACGCACGAGATTATTCGCGGCGCGCTGGATCGCTCGCCCATGTACACCGGTGTGATTGAAGGCATAGGTCCGCGCTACTGCCCATCGATTGAAGACAAAATTCACCGCTTTGCCGACAAACTGTCGCATCAAGTGTTTATCGAACCGGAAGGGCTGACCACGCACGAGCTGTACCCCAACGGCATTTCCACCTCGCTGCCGTTTGATGTGCAACTGGCTCTGGTGCGCTCGATACGCGGCATGGAAAACGCGCACATCACCCGTCCCGGCTACGCCATCGAATACGACTTTTTTGATCCGCGCGACTTGCAGCACACCTTGGAAACCAAACCTATCCAAGGCCTGTTTTTTGCCGGTCAGATCAACGGCACCACCGGCTACGAAGAGGCGGCCGCGCAGGGCTTGCTGGCCGGTATCAACGCCGGCTTGAAAGCGCAGGGCAAGCCGAGTTGGTATCCGCGCCGCGACGAAGCCTACATCGGCGTGATGATCGACGACTTAATCACCCTCGGCACACGCGAGCCCTACCGCATGTTCACCAGCCGCGCCGAGTACCGCCTGCTGCTGCGCGAAGACAACGCCGATCTGCGCCTCACCGCCAAAGGGCGCGAGCTGGGCTTGGTGGACGATGCACGCTGGGCGCGCTTCTGTGCCAAGCAAGACGGTATCGCCGGCGAGAGCGAACGCTTACGCACCACCTATATCCACCCCAACACGCCTGCCGCTGACAGCTTGGTCGGCCGCCTCAGCAGCCCACTTTTACGCGAAGCCAGCTTGATGGATTTGCTGAAACGCCCCGAGTTTGGCTATGCCGACATCGCCGCGTTAAAAGGCGCAGCCGTGCAGGACGAGCAAGTGGCCGAGCAGGTGGAAATCAGTGCCAAATACGCGGGCTACATCGACCGTCAGCAGGAGGACATTGAGCGCCTACAACGCTCCGAGGCCGTCGCCATTCCCACAGGTTTTGACTACAGCGCCGTCAAAGGGCTGTCGCACGAAGTCACCCACAAACTCACGCAAGCGCAGCCCGCCACCATCGGCCAAGCTTCGCGCGTGCCGGGCGTCACTCCCGCTGCGATTTCCCTGCTACTCATCAATCTGAAGAAAAAATCCACCTCTGCTGCCCCGCGTGACGATGCAAGCCTTGCTGGATAA
- the rsmG gene encoding 16S rRNA (guanine(527)-N(7))-methyltransferase RsmG gives MQALLDKGLAALEISASAEQRAQWLAYVQLLAKWNQAYNLTAVREPREMVSRHLLDSLAVAKHMHSTRLLDVGAGAGIPSIPLAILWPERQLTALDSNGKKTRFMDQARIELGLQNFSVVQSRVEEYQSELPFDGILSRAYASLADFVQSSQHLLAAGGCFWAMKAQLDSAELSALPKPFKVSACLRLQVPNCNAERHLIRCELSDGIATT, from the coding sequence ATGCAAGCCTTGCTGGATAAGGGGCTGGCGGCGCTGGAAATCAGCGCCAGCGCCGAACAGCGTGCGCAGTGGCTGGCCTATGTGCAACTGCTCGCCAAGTGGAATCAGGCCTATAACTTGACGGCCGTGCGCGAGCCGCGCGAGATGGTGAGCCGTCACTTACTGGACAGCCTCGCTGTCGCCAAACACATGCACAGCACGCGGCTCTTGGATGTCGGTGCCGGTGCCGGCATTCCCTCTATCCCGCTGGCGATCTTGTGGCCAGAGCGCCAACTCACGGCCTTGGACAGCAACGGCAAAAAGACGCGCTTTATGGATCAGGCGCGCATCGAGCTGGGCTTGCAGAATTTCAGCGTGGTGCAGTCGCGGGTGGAGGAGTACCAGAGCGAGCTGCCGTTTGATGGCATCCTATCCCGCGCCTACGCCTCGCTCGCCGATTTCGTGCAGTCCAGCCAGCACTTGCTGGCAGCGGGCGGCTGCTTCTGGGCGATGAAGGCGCAGCTCGATTCCGCCGAGTTGAGCGCCCTGCCAAAACCCTTTAAGGTGAGCGCCTGCCTGCGCTTGCAGGTGCCGAATTGCAATGCGGAAAGACACCTGATCCGCTGCGAACTCTCTGACGGAATAGCCACAACGTGA